A single genomic interval of Armigeres subalbatus isolate Guangzhou_Male chromosome 1, GZ_Asu_2, whole genome shotgun sequence harbors:
- the LOC134225798 gene encoding probable cytochrome P450 304a1, with product MFITPTILIWLLTIGLIAYRCHRSLFDRPKNFPSGPPKLPFLGGYAIMLLLNYRHLHKAANQLCSFYKTKMLGIYLADFPAVIVNDHALVKEVQTRVEFDGRPDLFLARLREKNFKLRGIFFTQGSDWKEQRRFILRHQRDYGFGRRFDELEAETNSEILTLIEMLRYGPKYAHEEEFMTKDGYVMCPNVFFACFANAFLHVLSGERINREDAAVLIETGKFALTFQRTTDDYGTINSLRPWVRHIFPNLTKYRTIREASLGVNRFIESVIQKRLETHEEGHERCFLDLYFNKMKKTIPRDEDDRFTFQHDQLVLGIVDFFFPAISGATVQIALLLERLLWHPEVVRKMQGEIDDVVGHGRLPSLDDRINLPYTEATLREGMRIDTLVPSGIAHMATQDTTLSGYDIPKDTVLLLGLDYIHMQKDVWGDPENFRPERFLDHQGKLSLAKDVSVPFGAGKRLCAGETFARNTMFLIVSALVQNFNLKQRPGEKLPDLGKRLTGVIISPPDYWIRFEPR from the exons ATGTTCATTACACCGACTATCTTAATCTGGCTGCTAACGATCGGTTTGATTGCTTACCGATGTCACAGATCCCTCTTCGATCGACCGAAAAATTTCCCCAGCGGACCACCAAAACTTCCGTTTCTCGGAGGATACGCGATAATGTTGTTACTCAACTACCGTCACCTGCACAAGGCAGCCAACCAGCTGTGCTCATTCTACAAAACGAAAATGCTAGGTATATATCTGGCCGACTTTCCGGCGGTGATTGTTAACGATCACGCTCTTGTGAAGGAAGTGCAAACCCGAGTGGAGTTCGATGGTCGCCCGGATCTGTTCCTGGCTCGGTTGCGTGAGAAAAATTTCAAGCTCCGGGGCATATTTTTCACGCAAGGATCCGACTGGAAGGAACAGAGGAGATTCATTTTGCGTCATCAGCGGGACTACGGATTCGGACGAAGATTCGACGAACTGGAAGCGGAAACCAATTCGGAAATTCTCACGTTGATTGAAATGCTTCGGTATGGGCCAAAGTATGCGCACGAGGAGGAGTTTATGACCAAGGATGGTTATGTGATGTGCCCGAATGTGTTCTTTGCGTGTTTTGCGAATGCCTTTCTGCACGTGCTGTCTGGGGAGAGGATCAACCGTGAGGACGCTGCAGTGTTGATCGA AACCGGCAAGTTCGCCTTAACTTTCCAAAGAACCACCGACGACTATGGAACGATCAACAGCCTGCGGCCCTGGGTGCGACACATTTTCCCCAACCTAACCAAATATCGAACAATCCGCGAGGCAAGTCTGGGAGTGAACCGTTTCATCGAATCTGTCATCCAGAAGCGCCTGGAAACGCACGAAGAGGGACACGAACGCTGCTTCCTCGATTTGTACTTCAACAAAATGAAGAAAACAATTCCACGGGACGAGGACGACCGTTTCACCTTCCAAC ACGATCAACTAGTGCTGGGAATAGTTGACTTCTTTTTCCCAGCCATTTCCGGCGCAACGGTACAAATCGCTTTGCTATTGGAGCGACTTCTCTGGCATCCAGAGGTGGTCCGGAAAATGCAAGGCGAGATCGATGACGTCGTAGGTCATGGCCGGCTACCGTCGCTGGACGATCGCATCAATTTGCCCTACACTGAAGCTACCCTGCGGGAAGGAATGCGAATCGACACCCTCGTCCCATCGGGAATTGCCCACATGGCCACACAAGATACGACCCTGAGCGGGTACGACATACCGAAGGATACCGTTTTGCTGCTGGGACTGGACTACATCCACATGCAGAAGGACGTGTGGGGTGATCCGGAGAATTTTCGGCCGGAACGGTTCCTTGACCACCAGGGAAAACTATCGCTTGCCAAGGATGTATCGGTACCATTCGGTGCCGGAAAGCGGCTCTGTGCGGGGGAAACTTTCGCTCGGAATACGATGTTTTTGATAGTGTCGGCGTTGGTGCAAAACTTCAATCTTAAGCAGCGGCCTGGCGAAAAGTTACCGGACTTGGGGAAACGACTGACCGGGGTAATCATATCGCCACCGGATTATTGGATCAGATTTGAACCAAGATGA